The stretch of DNA TTTGACGAATGGCGCTATTTGGATGAGGGTTATCCCGGCCAAGACAGCAGCAAGAGGCAGCTAAACATGGATTTTGTGCTTAACCAGCCACGCTACCAAGGCGCAAGTATCTTATTGGCGCAGGACAATTTTGGCTGTGGTTCGAGTCGTGAGCATGCGCCTTGGGCGATTTTAGAATACGGGATTCGTTGTGTGATTGCTCCCAGTTTTGCCGATATATTTTTTAATAATAGTTTTAAAAATGGACTGTTACCTATTGTTTTAGAAAAAAATATAGTTGATAAGCTGCATATAGAAGTGGAAGCCAAAATTGGTTATGAGCTAACCATTGACCTTGAAAAACAAAGCGTGATGACACCATCGGGAGTGTCATATCTCTTTGAGGTCGATCCATTTCGCAAACATTGCTTGCTCAATGGGCTCGATGATATAGGTCTTACCTTGGAGGATGCTGATACCATTAGTGCCTATGAAGAAAAGCGCAAGCAGACCTCTCCCTGGCTTTTTAATAAAAATGTTTAACTTTTATTGCTAACTATTTGATTGGAATGATTTATGCCACAAAAGATACTGGTTTTAAAGGGCGATGGTATTGGCCCGGAAATTATAAATGAAGCGCTCAAGGTAATCGCTGCGGTTCAAGCTAAATTCAGATTGGATATTGAGCTCTCCGAAGCGTTAATCGGTGGGGCTGCCTTTGATGCGACGGGGACACCATTGCCTGATGCTACTATGGCAAAGGCAAGAGAGGCGGATGCAATTTTACTCGGTGCTGTCGGTGGCCCCAAGTGGTCTAGCGTTGATGGTTCACTCAGGCCTGAAAAGGGGTTGTTGGGATTGCGCTCAGGGTTGGATTTGTTTGCAAATTTTCGCCCCGCCAGGCTGTACCCCCAGCTTGCCGAAGCCAGTTCATTAAAGCCAGAATTGGTCGCCGGCCTGGATATGTTGATTGTCAGAGAATTAACGGGCGGCATTTACTTTGGTGAACCACGTGGTATTCGCACGCTCGAAAATGGAGAGCGTGAAGGCTTCAATACCTATGTCTATTCTGAAAGTGAAATCAAACGTATTGCCCATGTCGCGTTTCAAGCAGCGCAAAAGCGTGGCGGACGCTTGTGCTCTGTTGACAAAGCGAATGTCTTAGAAGTTACCGTGCTCTGGCGAGAAGTTGTTGCGGCAGTTGCGGCGGAGTATCCCGACGTTGAGTTGACTCATATGTATGTGGACAATGCCGCCATGCAGTTAGTGCGAGCTCCCAAACAGTTTGATGTAATGCTGACGGGTAATATGTTCGGCGATATTCTATCGGACGCGGCTGCCATGCTGACCGGTTCAATCGGCATGTTGCCTTCAGCATCACTCAACAGCCAAAACAAAGGTATGTACGAGCCTATTCATGGCACAGCACCGGACATTGCCGGAAAGGGTATTGCCAACCCCCTGGCTACCATTTTGTCGGTTGCAATGATGTATCGTTACACCTTTAATCGTGCCGATGTCGCTGATGCCATTGAAGGGGCCGTCAACAGTGTCTTGGATCAGGGCTATCGAACGGCAGATATTGTCGGTGCTGCGAGTGAAACAGTTGGTACAGCGGCGATGGGCGATGCGGTTGTTAAAGCGCTACAATAAAAGTTTGTACAAAACTGTTTATTGTTCTAATCATTTTGCTCTAAAATCGATCTCATGATAAGCAGCTGCGAGCGCTGTTTCCAAGCGCCCGGATGTTTGTTTTTATTCAAATTGTTATAGAAATATTTAAGAAACGGCGAATACTTTAGTCATTCGTAATGAATTGCTTGCTATCCAGCTAAAGGGCGGTAGGCTGTTCAGGTAAAAGGTGAATTCCTGAGTGTATTGAATATTTCTGTACGGTATTGCTGGCAGAATTTTTTACGGGTAATTTAAAATATGACAAAACTTTATGATGTGGCAGTCGTTGGCGCAACTGGCGCTGTCGGCGAAACAATGATCGAAATTCTGGAACAGCGTAATTTTCCGGTGGGCAATTTGTATCCTTTGGCGAGCAGTCGTTCGGCTGGGAAAACGGTTGTCTTTAAAAACAAGTCATATAGTGTTCAAGATCTTGCAGATTTTGATTTTAACCAAACTCAAATAGGACTGTTTTCTGCTGGTGGCAGCATTTCCGAAGAATTTGCACCTAAAGCCGCAGCCGCAGGGTGTGTGGTTATCGACAATACTTCGCACTTTCGCTATGACGACGATATACCCCTGATCGTACCTGAAGTTAATGCTTGGGCGCTGGATCAATATAAGCAACGCAATATCATTGCCAATCCAAACTGCTCGACAATACAAATGTTGGTTGCACTCAAGCCTATTTATGATGCGGTTGGTATTGAGCGTATTAATGTTGCCACCTATCAGGCCGTATCGGGTACGGGTAAAGAAGCAATTGAAGAATTAGCAACCCAGACTGCCGCTTTATTAAATGGACAGCCAGCAAAATCGAGTGTTTATCCGAAGCAAATTGCTTTTAATGTATTGCCGCAAATTGATGTGTTTATGGGAAACGGCTACACCAAAGAAGAAATGAAAATGGTGTGGGAAACTAAAAAGATATTTGCCGACGATGCTATTGATGTCAACCCAACCTGTGTCCGCGTGCCCGTTTTCTATGGTCATTCTGAGGCCGTGCATATTGAGACACGGGAAAAAATCAGTGTTGAACAAGCCCACAAATTATTGAAAAAGGCGCCGGGTGTTAAATTAATGGATAAGAGAGCAAACGGTGGGTATCCAACTGCGGTCACGGAATCAGCAGGCAAAGATCCTGTATACGTTGGTCGTATACGTGAAGATATTTCACATCCAAGAGGCCTAAATCTCTGGGTTGTCTCCGATAATGTGCGCAAAGGAGCGGCACTTAATAGTATCCAAATTGCAGAAATGCTAATAGCGGATAAATTGTGATCTAATTATTGGAACTCTGCATAGATTAGACTAAGCTTTCCAATAATCAGAATTGTACGATTATGAGCCGGGAATCATCTTGGCCAGAGCTGATTTGTATGTGGGCATGGCTCAATAACGGAGAAAAAGGATGGGTCTTATGATGCGCAAGCTTGCAGTGGCGTTAGTTTTTATGGGCGCTCTGGGCAGTAACTTAGCGAACGCTGTGGGTTTGGGTGAGTTAAAGCTTAATTCGGCGCTCAATCAAAAATTTGAAGCTGAAATCAAATTATTGAATGTGGGCGATTTGTCCAAGAATGAACTTCTGCCAAATCTAGCAAATCACAAAGATTTTGCCCGTGCTGGTGTCGAACGTGTATTTTTCCTAACCGGAATGAAGTTTGAAGTCCGTTTTAAGAAGAATGGAGATGCCTACATTAAGGTTACAACGGATACAATCGTTCGTGAGCCTTTTCTCAATTTCTTAGTTGAGCTGCATTGGCCAAGTGGTCGTATTTTAAGGGAATACACGGTACTGCTAGACCCACCTATCTTTTCCGAGGCTCCCGCAAGTAACGTACGTCAGGCTTCGGCCGGATCTCAAGACGGATCCGGCAGCCCAAAACCAAACTCTAAAAAAAAGACTGAAATAAGCGTTAATAGGCCTTCCTACGAAAGTTCAAGATCAAAAGTAACAAGTGAAACTCGTACAAGTTCAGGGACAGATGGGAGCCCTGTTCGTGTAAAAAAGAACGATACGCTGTGGGGTATAGCGAAAGAGAACAGGCCCAGCAACGAAGTCACTATTCGACAAACAATGCTGGCGATTCAACGGCATAATCCACAAGCCTTTATCCGCAATAATATCAATCTACTAAAAGCTGGTCAGATTCTAAAAATTCCCAATGTCAGTCAAATCCGAGCACTTTCGGCAACCGAGGTGCAGGAGGAAATTGCGCGACAAAATGAAGCTTGGCGTGGTAACCGGACCATAGATGCTACCCAAGAAGAAGATTCAGCTATTCATTCTGAAGACAATGTAGAAGAGCCCACTCCAGTCCCCCAAGGCCAATTAAAACTGCTAACGGATGATGCACCAGAATCTGCGGATGAATTGGCAGCAAATGCTTCTGGTGCTTCACTTGAGGGTGATAGTGATGACGATGCAAGCGAATCCAATAATGTTTCTGCACTATCCGGTGAACTCAGCGATATGGATAATGGCGTCTCTTCGAATATTTCCTCTACGGATGTTGATGATTTACAAGGACAGATTGACAGTTTAAAACGGCTGTTAACCTTAAAGGATCAACAGTTAGCTATACTACAGGCGAAAACCGCTAGCACAGGTGGTGCATTTGGTACAGATCAAGCCGCTGCAGGGCTAAGTGTTACAAACCAAGATACCGCGGCTCTCAGCACATCAAATGAGGGTTCTGTGACAGCGAGTCAA from Pseudomonadales bacterium encodes:
- a CDS encoding aspartate-semialdehyde dehydrogenase, coding for MTKLYDVAVVGATGAVGETMIEILEQRNFPVGNLYPLASSRSAGKTVVFKNKSYSVQDLADFDFNQTQIGLFSAGGSISEEFAPKAAAAGCVVIDNTSHFRYDDDIPLIVPEVNAWALDQYKQRNIIANPNCSTIQMLVALKPIYDAVGIERINVATYQAVSGTGKEAIEELATQTAALLNGQPAKSSVYPKQIAFNVLPQIDVFMGNGYTKEEMKMVWETKKIFADDAIDVNPTCVRVPVFYGHSEAVHIETREKISVEQAHKLLKKAPGVKLMDKRANGGYPTAVTESAGKDPVYVGRIREDISHPRGLNLWVVSDNVRKGAALNSIQIAEMLIADKL
- the leuB gene encoding 3-isopropylmalate dehydrogenase → MPQKILVLKGDGIGPEIINEALKVIAAVQAKFRLDIELSEALIGGAAFDATGTPLPDATMAKAREADAILLGAVGGPKWSSVDGSLRPEKGLLGLRSGLDLFANFRPARLYPQLAEASSLKPELVAGLDMLIVRELTGGIYFGEPRGIRTLENGEREGFNTYVYSESEIKRIAHVAFQAAQKRGGRLCSVDKANVLEVTVLWREVVAAVAAEYPDVELTHMYVDNAAMQLVRAPKQFDVMLTGNMFGDILSDAAAMLTGSIGMLPSASLNSQNKGMYEPIHGTAPDIAGKGIANPLATILSVAMMYRYTFNRADVADAIEGAVNSVLDQGYRTADIVGAASETVGTAAMGDAVVKALQ
- a CDS encoding FimV family protein — its product is MMRKLAVALVFMGALGSNLANAVGLGELKLNSALNQKFEAEIKLLNVGDLSKNELLPNLANHKDFARAGVERVFFLTGMKFEVRFKKNGDAYIKVTTDTIVREPFLNFLVELHWPSGRILREYTVLLDPPIFSEAPASNVRQASAGSQDGSGSPKPNSKKKTEISVNRPSYESSRSKVTSETRTSSGTDGSPVRVKKNDTLWGIAKENRPSNEVTIRQTMLAIQRHNPQAFIRNNINLLKAGQILKIPNVSQIRALSATEVQEEIARQNEAWRGNRTIDATQEEDSAIHSEDNVEEPTPVPQGQLKLLTDDAPESADELAANASGASLEGDSDDDASESNNVSALSGELSDMDNGVSSNISSTDVDDLQGQIDSLKRLLTLKDQQLAILQAKTASTGGAFGTDQAAAGLSVTNQDTAALSTSNEGSVTASQSDSKQTNPSTPKQEQGLIATLLNNPIYIGLIILLILVGLVILGAVSRRRNEETEYPQDLQRAIGGNTQPDVQLPEDLESELEDDVTVEPAVQQKQPKQDSATLQNEAEIRKLVEEADIYIAYGRYERALEMLRPAVNKNPTNAILRLKLVEVFLATGDVAGLSQQEADLQAIGDDEALSKLEELKAETAVAKADAIDSGGDVEETEFDLADDDVDNIEEQEKNTDLEEGIEFTLDDVGSDENEADVADDIASSVDDLDFLGDTDEAATKLELGRAYIDMADKDAAIEILNEVIDSGNEEQRDEAKKLLESIA
- the leuD gene encoding 3-isopropylmalate dehydratase small subunit → MEKFIQHRGLVVPINRANVDTDQIIPKQFLKSIKRTGFGVNLFDEWRYLDEGYPGQDSSKRQLNMDFVLNQPRYQGASILLAQDNFGCGSSREHAPWAILEYGIRCVIAPSFADIFFNNSFKNGLLPIVLEKNIVDKLHIEVEAKIGYELTIDLEKQSVMTPSGVSYLFEVDPFRKHCLLNGLDDIGLTLEDADTISAYEEKRKQTSPWLFNKNV